The genome window AAGAAATTAATACCATCGACAAACGAGTGTTGGAATGGGATGGTCGCCCTTCCGACATGCCAACAAAAGATAAACTGTATATTTCTGTAGACTTGTTTGCTCGATGGCGAATCGTTGACCCGCTTCAGTACTTTTTACGTCTCAAAGATGAACGCAGTGCACAATCTCGACTAGACGATATTTTAGGTAGTGAGACACGAAATGCTGTAGCAAAACATGAATTGATCGAAATAATACGTACTAACAAAAATCGCAAACCATTACGAGATCCATTATTGAGTGAAGCTGAAAGAGATCTGAAAATAGGCGCCTTAGTTCCTATCCAAAAAGGTCGCCAATTTGTAGAGCAAGAAATATTCTCTGCAGCGTCAGAAAAAATAAAAATCTTTGGAATTGAGTTGCTCGACATTAGATTTAAACGTATTAATTACAATGAAAGTGTTCGCCCTAAAATTTATGAGCGAATGATTAGTGAACGTCGTCAAATTGCAGAACGTTTTTTATCCGAAGGAAATGGGGAGGCTGCGAGGATTCGAGGTGACAGAGTGAGAGACTTGGATAAGATTCAATCTGAGGCCTATCGTGAAGTCGAAGAGATTCGGGGACAAGCTGACGCTAAAGCCGCCGAAATTTATTCATCAGCTTACAATAAAAATCCTGAAACAAGACAATTTTATGAATTCACACGAACGATGCAGTCTTACTCGACCGTTATTTCAGAGAACACAACGCTTGTTTTGTCTACTAATAGTGACTTATTCAAGTTTCTTAATGGTATAGATAGAAATCCAAATATCACAGTTGAAAAACAATGAGTAAAAGAGAAAAAATAACACCAACTAATATAACTCGCCTACCCAAGGGATATATTGATTGGATCTCTCAACCAATATACCGTTTCATACATATTGAATCTGCAGCAGGTATTGTACTATTTGTTTCAACGTTAGTTGCCATTTCACTAGCCAACTCAAATTTAAGTGAATCGTTTACTCGCTTTTGGCAGATTTCGGTAGGGGTTACTTTTGGTGATTTAGTATTTGAACGGTCATTACACAAATGGATCAATGACGTAGGAATGACCTTATTTTTCTTTCTTATTGCCTTGGAACTCAAACGTGAGTTAGTGCTAGGAGAACTTAGGAACCCTAGATTAGCGATTTTGTCTATTGCAGCTGCTCTTGGGGGCATGTTAGTGCCTCCTCTTTTCTATTTTCTTATACAGTTTGGTGAATCAGGGCAACATGGTTGGGGCACTGTCATGGCTACAGATACCGCATTTGTGATCGGGTGCCTAGCACTTTTAGGACGAAGCATTCCAAGCAGCTTGCGTATATTCATGCTATCAATGGCTGTGGTAGATGATATCGGCGCGATCTTTGTTGTTGCTATTGGCTATGGAGATAGTGTTAACTGGATGTCCATACTTTATGCCTTGTTAGGGTTTATTATTGTTCGGGTTATGGGCTTTTTAGGGATCCGCAGTATAGTGCTCTTTTCTATTGTTGGAGGAATGATATGGATAGCCATCGATATGTCTGGCATACATCCCACAATCACCGGAGTGATTCTCGGCTTACTAACCCCTACAAATAAGTGGGTGAGTAAGGAGCATCTTTCCATCATTATGGATACCGTAGTGTCATCTTCCACTATAGAACAATGGAGTGGTGATAAAGTAGAAGGAGAGACGTTAAGAACCGCTGCAGCGGCTGCGCGCGAAACTCTTTCGCCAGTTGAGCGGCTGGAAATGTTACTTCATCCTTGGGTTGGGTTTGTCGTGTTACCGTTGTTTGCTCTTTCCAACGCGGGTGTTTCGCTAACTACGGCGAATTTAACTTCTCCAATTACGCTTGCTATATTTTTAGGTTTTATTTTTGGCAAGCCAATAGGTATTACCTTGTTTAGTTGGATTGCCGTCCGACTTAAAATTGCAATATTACCTGAAAACTTGAATTGGGGAATGATTATAGGGGGGGGGATGTTAGCTGGCATAGGTTTTACTATGGCATTGTTCATCGCGGAATTAGCTTATGACCCTAACCAAATTAATTCTGCGAAATTAGGCATCTTCCTAGCGTCTATTTTTTCGGCTTTTCTCGGCATCATCTTTCTTCGCTATTTCTCTGTTAAAGAAAAACGGAAAGATGCTTGATGATGCTTGTTATTCCAACTTATAAAATAGGACATAAAAGAAGTCACTACTTACCTCTATAATAACAAGGTAGGTAGTGAATATTAAAGAGAACAGCATATACTCTATTGATTGATATGTTGAAGAGAAAAGACTCATTTATTATGAACTACAGCGTTTCCCACATAACGTCACATTTCCCTTCTATTGCTGTTTTTAATAATTCAAGTAATGGATAAGCTCGCTCAATAATTGAAATAGTAGGTTCTGCTTTTTCATGCACTTCAACAATATTAAGGTTTCGTATTTTTTCACGTTCGAACGCACTATTTAGTTTTACCAGTACCTCTGGTATATCTGATGAAAAAATCGCACTTGGCACCTTTCCACTATGCCCATTATTTTTATTATTTCTTGAGCAACGTCACCAAACATGATGACACTTGCATGATTTTTACAACTAAATTTTACTAGCATAAAAACCTCTCTGCATTTGCTATCTAAACAAAACTATGTCTTAAGCAGCTTCAAAGATAACCCCAATTGAATGTTTGCTAGTATCTATTTGTTCATTCATCATTAATACATGTGTTTAAAGAGATGGAATTGAGGCTATCTACTTTATTACTGGAATATAACGTTATAATTCGATAAGAAATACCACGTTTCAATAGATATCTAGTTTCCTCTTTCTCACAAAATTCGATAGCGACTTGCTTAACTAGACTATCCATATCAACAAATTTGCTTTTGGTAAAAATAAGAGAAATGTTATTCGCATCTGACTTGGCTTGTAATAGTGTTAATGCTCCTATTTTTTGTGGGAGTCGACTTGAAATAATCGTTGCTCTATAATCAGATAACTCATTTGGTAACATTTGATTTGATAAACAACCGTTCAGCAGAATGATGATAAATAGTACGAATGTATTACGATGTTGATTCAAGAAAAACACTCCCTCTTGAACTATTTCTAGAGTTATAATTATGAAAAACTTTATGCATTGAGTTGGATGACATAGCCGACAAAAATGCACTGTAATCGAGAGTGAATTGAACTTTCGTTCCAACGGTTAAGGGCTTTTGGGAAGTTTCGAGAATCAAGTGATCACTGCTTGACGACAAAATGTTCATATCATATGGAGCGATAAGCCCCGCCACACAAACATCTTGACGTCCCAGGGCGAGAATTGCTTGCGAAACAGCTCCGCGGTCTTGGAGTATTTCCCTTTCACCAAATGCATTGCCCCCTCGATTCCCCCATGGCAAAGAAGGTTTAATTTTAGCTTCGATCACCTCAGCAGTTAACGTAATCGCATCGGTGTGTAACCCTTTGATTGAATTCTGCTCTACAGGGACACAGCCTAAGAATATTGCTTCTCCGAGTCGCAAGTTGTTGACTCGAGTTTTCCCCTCATGAGCTAGAACCCAATTGATTGAAGATGAGTTTCCACCTGAAATAATCTCAAGACTAATACCAAAAACTGCTTCAATACCGTCTGCAAGATCAGAAAGAAGCCTCATCTTTTTATCATCAGGAGCAACACCATAGCGACACGTAAGATTCGCCCCTATCCCTTTGATAACTATATTGGGTAATAGAATGATCTCACGTATGAAATTAATGACGCGACATGGCATAACACCTTCTCTCAAATCTCCAAGCTCAACCATTATTATCACACCGTGTTTAGTATTTGCTCGTTTTGCTACACGAGAGAGCCGTTGAATAACTTGAACTTCAGTATTCAGACTGATGTCACAATACGCCACCACACTCGCAATCTGACTCAGCATTGGAGTGCGTATTAACATTTTCGGAACAGCAACCCCACAATGTGTCATTCTTTGTATATTTTCCACTCTAGAATCAGCAAGCATACTTGCTCCAGCATCAACCAGAATGTGCGCAATGATAGGATGACCTAAACAGGACTTTGTAACTGGTGTGACTGAGACATTTTTTAAAGCCAGTGTTTCAATAAGAAACTTGGCGTTATGGTGAATTTTTGAACAGTCAATATTTAACTTCGGGTAACTCACCTTTGCTCTGATATTTTGTTTTCTAACAAAGGATAGGTCGAAAATACCATCTGAAGCAGTTGTTCTTTAGATTGAGATAATGGATCTGTCACAGGTAGGTCAAACTCAGCAGAATACACACTTATTTCGGAAATAATCTCATCTGAAGACATCCCTTCATGATTCAGAGTTAACCCGATAACTGTAGTATTGGAGAACGCCTCTATGAGGTTTATCTCACAGGCAACGGAAGGCATCGGCATATCTGGGAAATCTGTGCGATACATACGTTTAGGCGCATGTTGTAGAATAACACTAGTCGGACAACTACCACGTAATATAAACGAGCTGGTAGAGAATGCAGGATGACTCAGTGCTCCCTGTCCTTCAATAATAATGATATCTGGATTCTCTGCTTCATACGCTTTAACAATGACTGCTTCTAGCTCCCCAGCACAAAATTGAGAGGGGACAGCATCTAATGCCACACAATAAGGAGCACCTTGTATAATGCCCGTTTGTCCCGTCGCTATCATAACAACATTGAGACCCTTATTTCTTAACTCATTCGCCAGTATCGTCGCAGTCGTTCTTTTCCCCAATGCGCAGTCCGTTCCCATTATCGCAATTCTTGGACACTGAACAGTGTGTATTTTGCCACTAAATAATTGCAGTTCTCCCTTGCTCTTGGGTCTACGAATATCAAGAATATGAACATTATTTTTTAAGCTGGCTTCACGAAAAACAGGGTCATCATTTAAGAACTCATGTAAGCCATTCACTATATTCATATTTAATGACATAGCATCGAGAATAATTTTCTTTTCAGAATCTGAAAGAAAACCTTTTGACGGTGCTATCCCAAAAATAAAGTAATCAGGAACTGTTTCTGCCTGAATAATGGCTTCTTCAATATTGGCCACAATAGGAATATGATTTTTCGTACCATAAAGAACTTCACCGGAATCTAAGCTAGCTAGCTCACTATCAATGACAGATAAAATGCGATAATTGTGGGAATGCCTTACCAAACCATTCGCTGTCTTTCCGTCAGTTTTATTAAAGTTACCTTCACAGTAAATAATTGCAGAGGGAGTCGTCGGATTAACTTTATGGCAAAGTGGCGTCCAAGGTTCCGGACGAGTTGGGCTATGGTTGTTTTTTATATGTTCGGTTCTAGTTAATTGAAAGATGTTTCTTAACTTTCTAGTTGAAATTGACATAATTAAAGCCTGCAGTAAGGCTTAGGGGGGGCTACTAAGGAGTGCCGAGATGTGAGTTCGGAAAAGAAAAGAAGTCCCTACTAAGCGGTAGGGTGAGCAACCATGCTAACACACTTCCAAGACTTTTGTTGGTTATTATTGATACACTTTCGGCGTCTATCACTTTAAGACTTAACCCATACTCGAGTGATTGATTAGAGATTTAAGACTTCTTGTTCAACACTTCCATATCAACCTCTAAGGTTTAAAGTTTCAGATACTTTTTCTAATATCAGTTGAGTGGGTCAGAGCTTTTAGTGTAACTGGCAACTCCTTGTGTCGTAAGCACCATCTCCAGATATCTCGACGATTCGTCGACGTGTTTGCTTGAGCAAATTAGGAAGGACTTCTGCATCAGTGACATTAGATAAGCTCAGCTCTGCTGCTACTATCTCGTGAGTGCTTGTGTCAACTGCTAAATGCAGTTTTCTCCAGACTCTACGCTTCCCGTCAGTACCATGCTTTTTGACCTTCCATTCACCTTCGCCATAAACCTTGAGACCAGTAGCATCGATGGCCAGATGCTGTATCGCACCTCTGGTTTTAGTTTTAAATGAAACCTCAACTTCCTTAGCTCGACGGCTTATACAGGTGTAATGTGGACAAACAAGCGGTATGTTAGCCAGCTTAAATACAGAGTCTAGAAAGCCTTGCAGCGCTCTCAATGGCATAGAGAAAACACGTTTTACCATCAATGCGGTAGTAATGGCTAGATCGCTGAATCGACGAGGCCTGCCGCGCTTACTCTGTTTGCTTTGCTTCCACTCGCGTATTGCTTCTTCATCAATCCAGAAAGTGAGTGAACCACGGTTGATTAGGGCTTTGTTGTACTGTTTCCAGTTAGTTGTTTTGTAATGAGGTTTCGGCATAAGGCTACGATGATTAACTGATGTAGCCGATCAGATCGTAACTTCCTGATTTAGTTCCATCGAATTACGCAACAAAGCCCCTTGCAACTCAGAGGTGCACCACAATGTGTTTGCGGTGATTGACTAATTGCTTACCTAGATCAATGATTGACATGCTTTTTGTTATGTATGTAATGTACCTAAAGAAGTTTAATGTCACATAACCCATCTCGCCATAGTCGTGCGCGATAGTTCGATTCCCGACTGGGTAAATAGCGACTCTTGGCGATACAGTGGCATCGCGTATTGGTATTTGCCAGCAAGCTTTCTGTCGCGAAGCTTTTAGGGATAATGCTTTGCGGCGCTGGCTTTTGAACGATGTGGCTTTTGTCTTCAGTTTGCTCACACTGACGGCAAGCATATTTAGGACGAACATATTCCAGCACTTTGAGTACCGCTGGCGAGAACTCTAGCTTTTCACTGCGGTCTTCACCGATTTTATGCAGGCTATGCTTGCAGCATGCACATTGTTTTTCGTTATCATCTAAATCGAGTTCGATAACCTCACGAGGCAAGGTCTTTGGAAGTGGCTGACGTTTACCACGCTTCTTCGTTGTGGTGGTGGTCGTCATGACCTCAACCTCTTCTTCCTTAGCAGCTTCGCATTCCACTTCGTTGAAGAGGTCACCTTGAGATTCATCGTAAGGCTTTAACGCCTCCGAACGTTTAGCGAACTGGCGATCGATCATCGAACGAGGTAACTGGCGTAATACTGATACACAGTACCGCTTCCAACTCTTTTATCAGGTACCCAAATACCTCAACATCATTGGATGCAGTGTGCTGCGGTGTGCGGCTCAACTCTTCAAGTGCGATTAGAGCGGTCTTCCCTCGTTTAGCAAGGACGTCGATATTTTTAAGCTCATTTCGAACAGCGCGGTAATCAGCATTGGTTAAGTATGGCTTAATGAGTTTCCGCAGCGTTTGGTTCTGAGTTTTTAGTGGAACATGTTTGCCGGGCATTTGACCATAATAAGACAGTAGGATGTGTGTTGTAGCCGCGCGAAGTTGTTGACTGTAGTCCATATTATTCAGTTTTTTAAAGCTCTAATATGAAAGGAGTATATCAAGATAGGACTGAACGTGCAGAGATTCAACAAATGACGAAAGGAGTCATTACTAATCAATGCGATAATCGTCATTCTAGAGCACTATAACTGAATGTATAGGTTGCCAATAAGATAAACAAGAACAAGAAAAAACAAGAACCTCGATAACAAAGCCAACTTGTTAGCCCGAAAGGCAATATGGCTCGCATTTAGTGACGATTTCATCTCAATGAAAAACGTGGACACGTGGCACGTTTTACCAAGGCTCGGCCTCTTGGATACTATGCAGAAAAACAAGGAGCTTACCAATGAAGAGAATAAACATAAGACGCAGTGGGGCGTCACAAAATGATCACCCTATTGTGTTGAAACAAGCGCGAATGTCCGTGGAGTCTATATCTGTAGATCGTAAAACGGTAGGGGGCATTGTTATACCATTTCGAGTAACGTCTGCAGGTGGAGGGTACACCTCTGTTACCGTAGAGATCCCCTTATGCGAGCTCACAAATATGTTTATGGCAGAGTTAGAACCCATAGCTACAACGAGCTTTCAGAGCACCTCATTCATCCACAGGGTACAAATGGTCACTCATAGAAAAAACGCGCATCAGTACAGCAAAGATTTCTTGAAGGGGTTATTCGGCAAAGTCATAAACGCTATCCCACTCTGGCAAGAAAACAAGATATGAAGGTGTTCGACGCGTCGACAAAAGAGTTACTGAGCGAAAATATCGCTGAATACCTCAAAAACACTGCTTGAGGAATGTTGCCTATGTTTTAATCAAGGTGCTTTAGAGTGAACAAGTCGAAAACATGGAGGCATTATGACTTTACATCAGCGTGTTATCACCGGTGTCTTTCTGGCATTACTTCTTACCGGTTTTGTAAATAGACAACAAAGTAAACCGAAGCAAGAAGCGAACTACTTTGTGTTCGATCTGCGCGACTACTCTAGTTACGTGCTCGCTAACAGCCCTAATTGCCCGCTAAGCGAGGAAACGGTAAGGGTAGAAATACAAACTAATTTCCCGCACCACTCATACCAGATGAAATGCAAGTCTGCTGAGACAGAACGAAAAGTTGAGGTAGTCAATGTGATATCGAAGCGAAACGAATTACCTCCATCAAGACTCACCGGCTATCGTTGGCACTATGTAGACTCTAGTCATGGTGATTACCCATACGCGGTATTTGTCACATCAGTAAAAAAGACGGGCGCCGACTATGCTCTGGTTGTTGAAGAACACCCACTGAATCGTCAAGGGGTACAATTCTTTGAGCTATACCGAAGTAAATAGCGCAGCGGCAATGATAACGTCAAACATCATTAAAATGACTAACGTATCCCGGTAATTTCAATCATGTAGTTGGCCTGACCATGCACGTCCTCAAGAGCACTCACCGGTAGGTTTAGCTGACCATTGTCGTCAAGCGATACATACATCTCTTTGGTCTCTCCAGGACGGACCACAACACCGTTAAAGTTCAGAGAGTAATCAGCGTCAGCACGCACAGTGATGAACAGCCGCTGCTCGCCACTGGCGAGTTGACCATTATCGGCTCGAAGCGTGTTGGAAGTAATTAATGAATGCGGCTTGTTGTAAATGTCGGCTAGCGGTCGGTTGTGAGGTACGGATGTGATCGCATCGAGCTTGAAGAAGTTATCTGGTTCGTAGGCAAACTGATAGACTTGTGTCTGTACCTGGCCAAATGCGTCTGTCACAGTAACAGTGAGCTTATAGTCCTCTCCGACATTTGTCGGGAATGTTCTCGGATACTCAAGCCCATAAACATTCTCGCCTTGATCGTTGAACGCCAGTTCGACGTTATCGTTACTAGGACCACCACTAAGATTTAGTTTGGTAAACTGATAAGCGCTATTCTCGTCAATCCTTAACCTGATACGTTCAAGACCTTTCACTAACATCCCAGGCTCGTAGACTTCGCCATCTTTGAGTTCAAAGCTGATGACGGGAGGAGACTTATCATTGTTATATTCAAAGCTATCCCCGACAGTCGTAGCCCCATGGTTTTCTCTTGCCTTTACAGCAATCGTAAACTGCCCCTCAGGAAGCGACGTTAGATCCCAGCGATAAGTATAATCGGTTCGATCTTCTGCTATCTTTCCGCCTGAAACGTTGAGCGTTTCACCTGTATTTTGATCAATGATCCAAGCACCATTTAATCTCAATCGGTCGAAGAAATGTCCCCGTCCTAACTGTTTTATGTAGGCGGTCATAGTCTTGTTTACTTCATCAAACACGCTAGTGATTTGAGGGTAATACTGGCCATTCCAATGCGTCTCGCCCCAACGCGGGTTTGAACGCAAAGCATTCGAAGGATCATAGACAGTAGCGTTACCATGCAAATAACCTAGCGTGCCATCTTGCATCGTGTAGTCGATATCAAACTCACAAAAGGTCTCGCCTGGAGGG of Vibrio sp. CB1-14 contains these proteins:
- a CDS encoding DUF1611 domain-containing protein, which gives rise to MSISTRKLRNIFQLTRTEHIKNNHSPTRPEPWTPLCHKVNPTTPSAIIYCEGNFNKTDGKTANGLVRHSHNYRILSVIDSELASLDSGEVLYGTKNHIPIVANIEEAIIQAETVPDYFIFGIAPSKGFLSDSEKKIILDAMSLNMNIVNGLHEFLNDDPVFREASLKNNVHILDIRRPKSKGELQLFSGKIHTVQCPRIAIMGTDCALGKRTTATILANELRNKGLNVVMIATGQTGIIQGAPYCVALDAVPSQFCAGELEAVIVKAYEAENPDIIIIEGQGALSHPAFSTSSFILRGSCPTSVILQHAPKRMYRTDFPDMPMPSVACEINLIEAFSNTTVIGLTLNHEGMSSDEIISEISVYSAEFDLPVTDPLSQSKEQLLQMVFSTYPLLENKISEQR
- the gspS2 gene encoding type II secretion system pilot lipoprotein GspS-beta, which gives rise to MNQHRNTFVLFIIILLNGCLSNQMLPNELSDYRATIISSRLPQKIGALTLLQAKSDANNISLIFTKSKFVDMDSLVKQVAIEFCEKEETRYLLKRGISYRIITLYSSNKVDSLNSISLNTCINDE
- a CDS encoding Ig-like domain-containing protein, with the translated sequence MAELPINVSEFITVDDRISDSAGNVYYGVVFDVQKRFLIDGTYNFTQDILDFESNVTGSVSYDVVVDTSSPSASALINNAGGYNMVTTGPVWSLGYGGSGYALLIVEDIADESGIESVTVNNYRQDGSLLITAPMQYDAANNVASRTFETGVFPRSNLDEDFLLEVVIVDKAGNRYISERQTARMDNDRGAVELWGFYNPSASSSIGPGLDGFERYQSGMVVHTNPVVGAYRVKKSNWRSYNYGGLVFTNGLGENRVAGEDDEYVYIVFSAPYGNTNGNYIRFVNQHEWSGHGIGYNVTLSDAAPKTPYLVNVHYNFSDVGWRDFYRYYVDVSSLPVSVSGVRGYVEERSYTQRFVHFGKECFIPPGETFCEFDIDYTMQDGTLGYLHGNATVYDPSNALRSNPRWGETHWNGQYYPQITSVFDEVNKTMTAYIKQLGRGHFFDRLRLNGAWIIDQNTGETLNVSGGKIAEDRTDYTYRWDLTSLPEGQFTIAVKARENHGATTVGDSFEYNNDKSPPVISFELKDGEVYEPGMLVKGLERIRLRIDENSAYQFTKLNLSGGPSNDNVELAFNDQGENVYGLEYPRTFPTNVGEDYKLTVTVTDAFGQVQTQVYQFAYEPDNFFKLDAITSVPHNRPLADIYNKPHSLITSNTLRADNGQLASGEQRLFITVRADADYSLNFNGVVVRPGETKEMYVSLDDNGQLNLPVSALEDVHGQANYMIEITGIR
- the nhaA gene encoding Na+/H+ antiporter NhaA, which translates into the protein MSKREKITPTNITRLPKGYIDWISQPIYRFIHIESAAGIVLFVSTLVAISLANSNLSESFTRFWQISVGVTFGDLVFERSLHKWINDVGMTLFFFLIALELKRELVLGELRNPRLAILSIAAALGGMLVPPLFYFLIQFGESGQHGWGTVMATDTAFVIGCLALLGRSIPSSLRIFMLSMAVVDDIGAIFVVAIGYGDSVNWMSILYALLGFIIVRVMGFLGIRSIVLFSIVGGMIWIAIDMSGIHPTITGVILGLLTPTNKWVSKEHLSIIMDTVVSSSTIEQWSGDKVEGETLRTAAAAARETLSPVERLEMLLHPWVGFVVLPLFALSNAGVSLTTANLTSPITLAIFLGFIFGKPIGITLFSWIAVRLKIAILPENLNWGMIIGGGMLAGIGFTMALFIAELAYDPNQINSAKLGIFLASIFSAFLGIIFLRYFSVKEKRKDA
- the hflC gene encoding protease modulator HflC, with the translated sequence MKSIKKGVIAALILGTSFSVYNALYTVSEVQQVIITQFGKPVGMPIFNAGLKIKVPYIQEINTIDKRVLEWDGRPSDMPTKDKLYISVDLFARWRIVDPLQYFLRLKDERSAQSRLDDILGSETRNAVAKHELIEIIRTNKNRKPLRDPLLSEAERDLKIGALVPIQKGRQFVEQEIFSAASEKIKIFGIELLDIRFKRINYNESVRPKIYERMISERRQIAERFLSEGNGEAARIRGDRVRDLDKIQSEAYREVEEIRGQADAKAAEIYSSAYNKNPETRQFYEFTRTMQSYSTVISENTTLVLSTNSDLFKFLNGIDRNPNITVEKQ
- a CDS encoding alanine/ornithine racemase family PLP-dependent enzyme, with product MSYPKLNIDCSKIHHNAKFLIETLALKNVSVTPVTKSCLGHPIIAHILVDAGASMLADSRVENIQRMTHCGVAVPKMLIRTPMLSQIASVVAYCDISLNTEVQVIQRLSRVAKRANTKHGVIIMVELGDLREGVMPCRVINFIREIILLPNIVIKGIGANLTCRYGVAPDDKKMRLLSDLADGIEAVFGISLEIISGGNSSSINWVLAHEGKTRVNNLRLGEAIFLGCVPVEQNSIKGLHTDAITLTAEVIEAKIKPSLPWGNRGGNAFGEREILQDRGAVSQAILALGRQDVCVAGLIAPYDMNILSSSSDHLILETSQKPLTVGTKVQFTLDYSAFLSAMSSNSMHKVFHNYNSRNSSRGSVFLESTS